The Candidatus Cloacimonadota bacterium genomic interval AGGTTTTAGGAACAATTACTTTTCCACCAGCAGGTTCGATTCTATCCTGAACCGGCTGCAGATCATTTTCGCAATTGAAATAGACTGATGTTCCTTTGTCAGCAGGTTCGTAGCCTTCACCTTTGACGATTGCTCCGGTAACACCTTCTCCTTCCAACGGAAAAAAGCCCATCATTGCTCCGCCCATTTCATCAACTTGAAGTTCTAATCCTAATAATTCTTCATAGAATTTTTTAGCTCTATCGAAATTAGTTACCGGGATTTCAAACCAGACGATCGTGTTTTTCATAATTACCTCCAAATATAATTTCAAAAGCAAAATAATTATTTGATCTGTTTGAGTCAAATCAAATGATGGGAACTAATTTTAAAATTCCTATTGTGAAAGAAATTGCTTTTCCGCAGAATACAATTCTGTGCTACATTTTGCAGGTTTTTCTTTTGCGTTCTTCGCA includes:
- a CDS encoding VOC family protein — encoded protein: MMKNTIVWFEIPVTNFDRAKKFYEELLGLELQVDEMGGAMMGFFPLEGEGVTGAIVKGEGYEPADKGTSVYFNCENDLQPVQDRIEPAGGKVIVPKTLIMEDIGYFCLFLDTEGNKVALWSKK